The genomic region TCGTAGAGAGACGAGGTCAGTGCCGATGCCAAAACGATTCCCTTGTAGGCGGGGCCGAAGACCACGTCGAAGCCTTCAAGGCCGGTATCCGCCTTAATCTTGTCGGCCATCAAGCCCGCAAGCTCCGAGATCGCCCTGCCGTCGGCCAAATCGCCGAGGTTGACGAAGTAGGGCGACATCCTTCCGCTCTTGAGCCTGAACTCTCCGAAGCGGACCGCCCCGCTCGTCAGAAGCAACCCGATTGTTCTCCTCTTCAGTTCTTCCATGGTAATTAGAAAAAGTTCAATAATTGAATTTGTTTACAATCAGCGCGGCTAAAAAAACTTCCTCTCATAAAGAGCAATTTTTAATCACATCCCAAAAATAATCACATTCCAAAGTGTCCCTATCGAATTACCGCCGCGGCACCCATATTTACGGCCGAAAACTCCTCCGTCCCGAAAGCGGAGAGCGCGGCCCGCCCTATACTTGCTATCGATTATACCTCCTCCTCATCGGCCGCTGATCAAGAAATTAGATTTTCTTTAAAGATTATCAGATAACGGTTACTATTTCAAGTTGTTTTAAATCGAACTTTAAAAGTTGGAAAGCCTTATATTTTTCTTGACATATTTTACGGTCGGTGCTAAAAATGTGTGGTGAATGACTATTCATTCATAAAGGGGGCCGGCGAATTGTAAATGAATTTAGATGGTTATGCTTACACTTTGTTGGTTTAATATATTTTAACAATATTTTAGGAGACGATCATGGCAAATCCAATCGTTGATATGAGAGACGCACGCTTCGTCCTCTACGAGCAGCTAGATATAGAAAAGCTCACCGAGAGGGATAAATTCAAGGATCACTCAAAAGACATCTTTGATATGGTCCTGGACGAAGCAGAAAAACTCACGGTAAACGAAATTTTTCCTACAAGCGAGGAGAGTGACAGGGTTGGTTCGCAATACGATCCAAAGACCCACGAGGTCACCACGCCTTCAAGTTTCAAGAAGGCCCTTCAGGCCTATAATGAGGGTGGATGGATCGCCATGGCGGAAAAAACCGAAGTCGGGGGACAGCAACTGCCCTATTCCCTATACATGGCTTGCACCGAACTTTTCACAGGGGCGAACTTCGCTTTTATCGCCTTTCCGGGACTCGCCCACGGCGCCGCCCGCATGATCGAGAACTTCGGCACGGAGGAGCAGAAAAACACCTACATGACAAAAATGTATGGGGGCGAGTGGCTGGGGACGATGTGCCTTACAGAGCCCGGTGCCGGCTCCGAGGTGGGGGCGACAAAGTGTAAGGCAACTCCGAATCCCGATGGCTCCTACTCCATCGTTGGCACCAAGTCGTTCATCACGTCGGGTGAGCACGACCTGTCGGAAAACATCATCCACACCGTCCTCGCCAGGATCGAAGGCGACCCACCCGGGACGAAGGGGATATCGATTTTCATCGTGCCGAAATTTATACCCAAAGAGGACGGCTCGATAGGCGAGAGGAACGACCTCTACTGCAGCGGCATCGAGGAGAAGATGGGGATCCACGGCTCGCCGACGACCACCCTCAACTTCGGCGACAACGGAAAGTGCGTCGGCTACATGCTCGGAGATCGGATGAAGGGCATGAAAGTCATGTTCACCATGATGAACGAGGAGAGGATATTCGTGGGACTTCAGGGTCTGGCCACCAGCTCGGCGGCGTACCTCCACGCGGTGCAGTACGCAAAGGAGCGCGTCCAGGGACCACACTACACCAAGATGACGGAAAAGGATTCGCCATCGGTCCCGATCATCCAGCCCCCCGATGTGAGGAGGATGCTCACCCGCATGAAGGCCTATGTCGAGGGGATGAGGGGTCTCCAATACTACCTGGGATACCTGACTGACAACGTCGAGACCACAGAGGGTGAAGAAAAGGCCCGCTGGCAGGGACTCCTCGACCTCCTCATCCCGGTCTGCAAGGGATACCAGACCGACATGGTGTGGGACATCACGGGCCAGGCCATTCAGGTCTACGGCGGATACGGCTTCATCAAGGAGTACCCTGTAGAGCAGTTCGCCAGGGATTCCAAGATCGCGTCCCTCTACGAGGGAACCAACGGCATTCAGGCTATGGACTTCACCTTCAGAAAGACCCTCCTAAACGGCATGGTGATGTTCGGTTACTTCAAAGAAGAGGTGGCAAAGGTCGTCGCCGAGGCGAAGGGCATCCAGGCGCTGGCGGCCTACGCAAAAGAGGTCGAGGCCACCCTCAAGGGGCTTGAAGAGGCCTTCGCCTTCCAGCAGGAGCT from Candidatus Zymogenus saltonus harbors:
- a CDS encoding acyl-CoA dehydrogenase, which produces MANPIVDMRDARFVLYEQLDIEKLTERDKFKDHSKDIFDMVLDEAEKLTVNEIFPTSEESDRVGSQYDPKTHEVTTPSSFKKALQAYNEGGWIAMAEKTEVGGQQLPYSLYMACTELFTGANFAFIAFPGLAHGAARMIENFGTEEQKNTYMTKMYGGEWLGTMCLTEPGAGSEVGATKCKATPNPDGSYSIVGTKSFITSGEHDLSENIIHTVLARIEGDPPGTKGISIFIVPKFIPKEDGSIGERNDLYCSGIEEKMGIHGSPTTTLNFGDNGKCVGYMLGDRMKGMKVMFTMMNEERIFVGLQGLATSSAAYLHAVQYAKERVQGPHYTKMTEKDSPSVPIIQPPDVRRMLTRMKAYVEGMRGLQYYLGYLTDNVETTEGEEKARWQGLLDLLIPVCKGYQTDMVWDITGQAIQVYGGYGFIKEYPVEQFARDSKIASLYEGTNGIQAMDFTFRKTLLNGMVMFGYFKEEVAKVVAEAKGIQALAAYAKEVEATLKGLEEAFAFQQELMGKGKMGLIFGNACPLMEVMGDLVMGWQLLWQSTITYPKLQELTGGATGDALKAKIKDSSEAAFYAGKLNAAGYYLGNLLARTAGKIKAIKTEEDGYLEIADESFSS